The window GGGATTCGCCGCCGCGCGCCTGCGGGGATCCCAGATGAACGATCCCATGACGGCGGGGGGGTTCGCCTCGAATCGCGCCGGCGGCATTCTCGGCGGGATCTCGACGGGCGAGCCCATCGTCTGTCGCGTCGCGGTGAAGCCGCCGTCCTCGATCGCGGTCTCGCAGAAGACCGTGGACGTGGCCGGCGAGGAGCGCGACCTCACGGTCGAGGGACGCCACGACCCGTGCCTCTGTCCACGCGTCGTTCCCGTGGTCGAGGCGATGACGTGTCTCGTGCTCGCGGACGCGCTCCTCCGCCAGCGCGCCATCGAGCCCTGGCGGCCGGAGCCCGCGTGATCGAGCGGATCTCGACCCGCGTCTCCGACATCCTCGGCATCCGCTATCCGATCCTGCAGGCTGGGATGATCTGGGCCTCGGGGTACCGGCTCGCGGCCGCGTGCGCCGAGGCGGGCATCCTCGGCACGATCGGCTCGGCGAGCATGAAGCCCGACTTCCTGCGCGAGCAGATCCGGAAGGCGCGCGCGCTCACCCGGAACACGCTCGCCGTGAACATCCCCATGCTCCGCGGCGACGCCGCCGAGCTCCTGTCGGTCACGCTCGACGAGGGAATCCGGATCGTGATCACGAGCGCCGGGAATCCCGCGATCCTGGGGCCGCGAATCCGCGAGGCCGGGACGACCTGGATCCACGTGGTGCCGAGCGTGAAGCACGGGCGAAAGGCGGAGGACGCGGGCGCGCACATCGTGATCGGCGAGGGAACCGAAGCCGGCGGACACAACGGCGTGGACGAGATCACCACGTTCGCGCTGATCCCCCAGCTCGTCGACGCGCTGTCCGTTCCGGTCGCCGCGGCGGGGGGCATCG is drawn from Candidatus Eisenbacteria bacterium and contains these coding sequences:
- a CDS encoding nitronate monooxygenase, which codes for MIERISTRVSDILGIRYPILQAGMIWASGYRLAAACAEAGILGTIGSASMKPDFLREQIRKARALTRNTLAVNIPMLRGDAAELLSVTLDEGIRIVITSAGNPAILGPRIREAGTTWIHVVPSVKHGRKAEDAGAHIVIGEGTEAGGHNGVDEITTFALIPQLVDALSVPVAAAGGI